In Pengzhenrongella sicca, a single genomic region encodes these proteins:
- a CDS encoding beta-galactosidase, whose amino-acid sequence MGRPRGGDPMTRWAGPWPTDGIAFGADYNPEQWPEEVWADDVALMRQAGVTLVSVGIFSWGQLEPEEGRFEFGWLDRILDLLHEAGIGVDLATPSAAPPVWLHLAHPEMLPVGADGLRLTQGSRETWCVSSPIIRAHATRIARVVAERYGHHPAVRMWHVSNELACHNGRCYCDVSAAAFRDWLGKEYPDVDALNLAWGTAFWGQRYASFEQILPPRRTTAITNPGQRLDFDRFSSDAFVGHLEAEAAVLREVTPHLPVTTNYMVMGEFNQIDYTATTPLVDIVSNDHYLSAEDPRGWAELAFSADRVRGLAGGEPWVLMEHSTSAVNWQPRNLAKEPGQLLRNSLQHVARGADGVLFFQWRQSRAGAEKFHSALVPHAGADSALFREVCDLGATLGRLAEVRGSVVEPARVALLWDTQAWWASELDAHPTIDLHYLDLARRLHGALVDAGVAVDVLPATATLDGYDVVLVPTLYLAPAGLSDRLGGVVARGGQVLVSYFSGIVDEADRVLLGGYPGAFRDLLGVRVEEFAPLREHGSVGLSDGGTGQVWTERLTATDAEVLATYADGPAAGGPALTRRAADGPGAAWYLSTRLDGPSLAALVGRLVDAAGVTPVVAQPGGLEVVRRTGGSGSWLFAINHTEADLPLRAAGFDLVRQAPHRAGDPVPARGVTVLRE is encoded by the coding sequence GTGGGACGTCCTCGTGGCGGTGACCCGATGACCCGGTGGGCGGGCCCGTGGCCCACGGACGGCATCGCGTTCGGCGCCGACTACAACCCGGAGCAGTGGCCCGAGGAGGTCTGGGCCGACGACGTCGCGCTCATGCGGCAGGCGGGCGTCACCCTCGTCAGCGTCGGCATCTTCTCGTGGGGGCAGCTCGAGCCCGAGGAGGGCCGGTTCGAGTTCGGCTGGCTGGACCGCATCCTCGACCTGCTGCACGAGGCGGGGATCGGCGTCGACCTGGCCACCCCCAGCGCGGCGCCGCCGGTGTGGCTGCATTTGGCCCACCCCGAGATGCTGCCCGTCGGCGCCGACGGCCTGCGCCTGACGCAGGGCAGCCGCGAGACCTGGTGCGTGAGCTCCCCGATCATCCGGGCCCACGCGACGCGCATCGCGCGCGTGGTCGCCGAGCGCTACGGCCACCACCCCGCGGTCCGGATGTGGCACGTCTCCAACGAGCTGGCGTGCCACAACGGTCGCTGCTACTGCGACGTCTCCGCCGCCGCGTTCCGCGACTGGCTCGGCAAGGAGTACCCGGACGTCGACGCGCTCAACCTCGCCTGGGGCACCGCTTTCTGGGGGCAGCGGTACGCCTCGTTCGAGCAGATCCTGCCGCCGCGGCGCACCACGGCGATCACCAACCCGGGCCAGCGGCTCGACTTCGACCGGTTCTCGTCCGACGCCTTCGTCGGGCACCTCGAGGCCGAGGCGGCCGTGCTGCGCGAGGTGACGCCGCACCTGCCGGTCACGACCAACTACATGGTGATGGGCGAGTTCAACCAGATCGACTACACGGCCACCACGCCGCTGGTCGACATCGTGTCCAACGACCACTACCTCTCGGCCGAGGACCCGAGGGGCTGGGCCGAGCTGGCGTTCAGTGCCGACCGGGTGCGTGGGCTGGCGGGCGGCGAGCCGTGGGTGCTCATGGAGCACTCGACCAGCGCGGTGAACTGGCAGCCGCGCAACCTGGCGAAGGAGCCCGGGCAGCTGCTGCGCAACTCCCTGCAGCACGTGGCCCGCGGCGCGGACGGCGTGCTGTTCTTCCAGTGGCGCCAGTCCCGGGCCGGCGCCGAGAAGTTCCACTCCGCGCTGGTGCCGCACGCCGGGGCCGACTCGGCGCTGTTCCGCGAGGTGTGCGACCTCGGCGCCACGCTCGGGCGGCTTGCCGAGGTGCGCGGCAGCGTCGTCGAGCCCGCGCGGGTCGCGCTGCTGTGGGACACCCAGGCGTGGTGGGCGAGCGAGCTCGACGCGCACCCGACCATCGACCTGCACTACCTCGACCTCGCGCGGCGCCTGCACGGCGCGCTGGTCGACGCCGGCGTCGCGGTCGACGTGCTCCCCGCGACGGCGACCCTCGACGGCTACGACGTCGTGCTCGTCCCGACGCTCTACCTCGCGCCGGCCGGCCTGTCCGACCGGCTCGGGGGCGTGGTGGCGCGCGGCGGGCAGGTGCTCGTGTCGTACTTCTCGGGCATCGTCGACGAGGCCGACCGAGTGCTGCTCGGCGGCTACCCCGGGGCGTTCCGGGACCTGCTCGGCGTCCGGGTCGAGGAGTTCGCACCGCTGCGCGAGCACGGGTCGGTCGGGCTGAGCGACGGCGGGACCGGGCAGGTGTGGACGGAGCGGCTTACCGCGACGGACGCCGAGGTGCTGGCCACCTACGCGGACGGCCCGGCGGCCGGCGGCCCGGCGCTCACCCGGCGCGCCGCGGACGGGCCGGGAGCGGCCTGGTACCTGTCGACGCGGCTCGACGGGCCCTCGCTCGCCGCGCTCGTCGGGCGCCTGGTCGACGCCGCGGGCGTCACCCCGGTCGTGGCGCAGCCCGGCGGGCTCGAGGTCGTGCGGCGCACCGGCGGGTCGGGCAGCTGGCTGTTCGCGATCAACCACACCGAGGCCGACCTCCCGCTGCGGGCGGCCGGCTTCGACCTGGTCCGCCAGGCTCCGCACCGAGCCGGGGACCCGGTCCCCGCCCGCGGCGTCACCGTGCTGCGGGAGTAG